The following nucleotide sequence is from Halorussus caseinilyticus.
AAGGACAGCGAGGTCCACGACGCCGAGATGCTCCCCTCCGGTAACGTCCTCGTCGCAGATATGGAGTACGAGAGCGTCTTCGCGCTGAACCCGAAGACCGGCGAGCGAGTCTGGACGTGGAACGCCAGCGACTACTACGACGCGCCCGCCGACCCCACCCGGTCCGACTGGCTTCACCTCAACGACGCCGACCGAATCGGCGAGGGCCGGTATCTCGTCTCGATTCGCAACGAGAACCACCTCCTCGTCGTCGAGCGCGGGGAGGGTGTCGTCGAGGTGGTGAACGAAGACGGCGACTCGGACGTGTTGAACCGCCAGCACAACCCCCACTGGCTCGGGGAGGGCGCGGTTCTCGTCGCCGACTCCGAGAACCACCGCGTGGTCGAACTCCACGAGAACGAGACCACCGGCCGGTGGGAAGTCGCGTGGTCGGTGTCGGAGGCGGGCGGGATTCCGTTCGACTGGCCGCGGGACGCCGACCGACTGCCGAACGGCCACACGCTCGTCACCGATAGCCGGAACAACCGCGTGGTCGAGATGCGCCGGAACGGGAGCGTCGTGGCGAGTTACGTCGTCCCGTCGCTCCCCTACGAGGCAGACCGGGTACCGTACGGCGAGCGCCGGGGGTCGCCCTACGGCGTCGAACGCCGCGGGAGCGACTCGCCGGACCGCGGAATTCCGGGCGTCTCGACTCTCCTCGCTGGCGCGCGCCACGTCGTCCCGATTCCCTACTGGGTGTCGGAGATACATCTTCTCGCGGTCGGAGTCGCCCTCGCGCTCTGGGTTCGCGGCGGGTACCTGCTGGTCTGCGGACGATGAGAGGACAATAGTGATTGGGCTGGCCGACCCTCTTGGGAACATGAGCGACGACCGAGGCGGTCGGCCGTGTCCCGTCTGCGAGGAACCGATGTACTCCCGCCACTGCAAGTACGTCTGTCCGCGACACGGCGTGATGTACGACTGTTCGGATACGTTTTACTGACGAGATTCGTTCTTTGGGACGTGTTTTTGATTTTCTACAGTGTATTTTTATTGCTTTAGAACTACTTTAGAATGCTTTCGCCGGGTACGTTCTGTCCCTCGGCAGTCGTCGCGGAAACCGTAGCGACGACGAACGTCTCGAAAGCCCCCGCCCGCTCGCCACCGGCAGACGTTCCTGCTCGCTTCGCTGTGCGGGCGTGCGACTTCCGAGGTCTGCGTCGCTTCGCTCCGCAGACGGTCGCTGGCCGACATATCCTCGCTCACTGCGTTCGCTCGGATAGGGGTCGGCCAGACGACCAAGCGGTGCGCGAGCGGGCGGCCCCTTTACCCCACCCGTGGCGGCTGGTCGGCCGAGCGTTCGCTGGTGGTTGGTTCGGCCGGGCGCGTCCGGGCGGATTGCGTCCTCGGCCGTTTCCCGGCGGCCGATTCACCGAGCGCGAGCGGTCACGGAGAAGTTGCCCGAATCCACCCCTAAATCGACGCTCGCCGTCCGCCGACCCTACTTCATCGTGACCCACGTCAGGAAGGCGACCGCGACGAACTGGAGACCGCGAAGCACCAGCACGGCCCGTTGGACCGTCGGGTCGCCCGAGTAGAGCATCTTCATGCTGAAAAAGAAGTAGAGTGCAACCACGTTCTCGGCGAGCATGACGCTCCCGAACGCGACCAGTCCGAGCAGTAGCGAGGTGCGGAACTTCCGGTAGTTGCGGACCCAGACGGTCGTGAGCAGGCCGAGCAGGAGGATGTTCACGACCGCTATTCCGCTGGCGAACTGTATCGTACTCATATCATTTCACTCTCATTCGATGTGTTCCGTGATTTCCTCGAACGCTTCGCGGTGCTGTTCGAACTGGTCGGTGAGGAAGTAGAGTTTGCCGTACTCGTTGTCGCCGGGTTCGACCACGCCGTGGTCTTCGAGCATGTCGAGGTGGTGGCGAACCGTCTTGTAGCGCACGTCCAGCGCGTCCGCGAGTTGGTTGGCGTTCCGTGGACGCTCGGAGAGTTCGCGGATGAGCCGCGCGCGGTTCTCGCCGCCGCGGGTCGCCGTGAGCAGGTACCAGAGCGCCTTGTCCATCGCGCTGTCCCTCGATTCTCAGTCACGAACCTTATACCTACGGCTCCACGCGCTTGGCGACCCACCCGGTCGGCCCGCTCGGGAAGGGGTTTCTCTCTGCCTTCGGTTGGAGAGTCCCCTCGCCGTCCGTCGCCCGGACGACGACTTCGTGCGGGTCGGTGGCCTCGTAGGTGTACTCCCACTGGCGCCACACGTCCTCGCCGGGAAGCGGGTCCGAGAGGGTGGCCTCGGTCCACGTCTCGCCGCCGTCGGTCGAGACTTCTACTTTTCGAACGTCTCGCGTGCCCGCGTAGGCGTGACCGCCGACCTGAATCTCCTCGCCTTCCAGACGGTTCACGGCGTGGAGTTTGGCGACGGTGTTGACCGGGCCGGTGCCGTGCCACCCGCGCTTCTCCCAGTAGCCCTTTGCCTCTTCCTCCAGCACTTCGATTTCGGTGAGCCACTTGACGTTTATCTCCCCCCAGTGACCCGGAATCAGCGCCCGGACCGGGTGGCCGTGACCCCGTGGAAGCGGTTGGCCGTTCATCTCGAAGGCCAGAAAGCCCTCGCGGAGGGCCGACAGCGGGAACTCCTCGAAGTAGTCGTCGGCCGCCCGGAGCATGACACAGCAGTTCTCGCCCGCGTCGATGCCCGCCGAATCGAGCAGGTCGGTCACGGGCACGCCGGTCCAGAGCGCAGTGTCCATCTTCCTGCCGTTCAATCTCTCGCCGACGCACCGCAGGGTGACGAATCGGTGTTCGACCGAACCCGTCGTCCCGGCAATCTCGTCGTAGTCGAACTCGACTTCCTCCTCGACCGCGCCGGTCACGGAGAGCGTCCAGTCCTCGCGGTCCACGGTCGGGTCCACGCTGTTTATATCGACTTGATAGAACTGCTCGCTGACGAGGGGTTCGATGCCGTCCACGTCGAGGGACTTCTCGTCGGCCTCCGCGAGCAGGGACCCGACGCCCGCCGAGACTGGACCG
It contains:
- a CDS encoding molybdopterin-dependent oxidoreductase encodes the protein MSDRASGRADARDLFESGVVAAAAGVAAVAGSYAVTGLTPAFVAAPVSDFVVASTPDAVITWSIQTLGDVGGQLGFLLALALAVGGFALASAAGAALADRFAVPAAPVAAVVCVAVALALTGALVPALAAGASAGVVVGLASLGRETDGSGSVSPVAARRRVLQALAGAFAFGGVGAVLGSRKGGGISTDDGPVSAGVGSLLAEADEKSLDVDGIEPLVSEQFYQVDINSVDPTVDREDWTLSVTGAVEEEVEFDYDEIAGTTGSVEHRFVTLRCVGERLNGRKMDTALWTGVPVTDLLDSAGIDAGENCCVMLRAADDYFEEFPLSALREGFLAFEMNGQPLPRGHGHPVRALIPGHWGEINVKWLTEIEVLEEEAKGYWEKRGWHGTGPVNTVAKLHAVNRLEGEEIQVGGHAYAGTRDVRKVEVSTDGGETWTEATLSDPLPGEDVWRQWEYTYEATDPHEVVVRATDGEGTLQPKAERNPFPSGPTGWVAKRVEP
- a CDS encoding ArsR/SmtB family transcription factor, producing the protein MDKALWYLLTATRGGENRARLIRELSERPRNANQLADALDVRYKTVRHHLDMLEDHGVVEPGDNEYGKLYFLTDQFEQHREAFEEITEHIE
- a CDS encoding HVO_2523 family zinc finger protein produces the protein MSDDRGGRPCPVCEEPMYSRHCKYVCPRHGVMYDCSDTFY